The sequence below is a genomic window from Campylobacter sp. MIT 12-8780.
CTTTTAGATTAATGGGTTTTTAAGCTTATATTCACCATATTCGTTTTGATAGAATAAGTCTTTGTTATAGTGCTTTTCTAAAATTTGATAAAATTCATTTTTGCTATAACCCACAAAGGTGCAAAAATCCTCTACGACTTTATTATCAAGCTTATGATCTCTTTCATTTACAAGTTTTACAGCTTCTTGCCTACTTAAAAGATTATATCTTACAAAACGAGCCGCATAATCGCTTGCCATAGCGTGTCCAAATTTAGGGTATTTCATCCAAGCGTGTAAAATGTAGCCTATGGTGTCGATTTGATCAAAATTCTCAGCACAATGGCTTCTATTCCACTCACCTTGTAAGTCTGTAAAGCCTCTGCTTTTTGCAAAGATATAGTTTTGATAGGAATTCCACTTCACAAAATAGCTTAGATATATAGGCTCAAGTTTTTCTAAATCAGTCTTGTTTTTGTTTGGATCAAAGAAAAGTTGTAAATTTTGCTCTTTAATGTCCTCATCTAAAAACTCGTGAATATCTAAATCACTTGCCACTCCATTTAAAAAAATGCCTTTTGCACTAGGCGTTTCAACACTATCTGTGCCACCATACTCATAACTTACATTTTCACCATACACCAAAAGAGGAGTGTTAAAC
It includes:
- a CDS encoding N-acetyl sugar amidotransferase; translation: MQVQYCSKCVMPNTRPGIKLSDMGGGHYICSACVNHAKKDEVDYKARFKELEKLCDKHRHRNGKFEYDCAIAVSGGKDSHFQVHIMKEKLGMNPVLFSVEDNFTMTEAGKKNLRNLSEEFKCHIISLKPDIFTQKKIMRKTFEKYGKPTWFIDRLIYSYPFAMAAKFNTPLLVYGENVSYEYGGTDSVETPSAKGIFLNGVASDLDIHEFLDEDIKEQNLQLFFDPNKNKTDLEKLEPIYLSYFVKWNSYQNYIFAKSRGFTDLQGEWNRSHCAENFDQIDTIGYILHAWMKYPKFGHAMASDYAARFVRYNLLSRQEAVKLVNERDHKLDNKVVEDFCTFVGYSKNEFYQILEKHYNKDLFYQNEYGEYKLKNPLI